One segment of Erigeron canadensis isolate Cc75 chromosome 2, C_canadensis_v1, whole genome shotgun sequence DNA contains the following:
- the LOC122589154 gene encoding F-box/LRR-repeat/kelch-repeat protein At2g27520-like isoform X1, with protein sequence MKDNYFQLLPVEILDNILVRLPTEALFRFKCVSKHWNRLILNPQIMKSRSRRMILLPVQPFYAMNNACGAHGPYCHCNAGSTIMLRSPPGIPEGTKVTIVGTINGVVLLLIHRSQGHNMMLYNPFTGAFKILSDPPLENHYSGSYVYGFGYDTLTPHDVKIVRLRAYMDDTNSRSRPCDILSLKNGSWSTPLKLSGDYVFFEYSGVFVNGFLFWIASDSEHRVLVVALDLKGMVFSEIQLPPNRLFSRFPLGKINGNLCMICYERNSVGYYEVWALNEEDGGTKSWSFVNLSTSILRGRHHNDVSLMCFLDEGKLIQLRRNNRRLVIYNLLNDTQKIYLYSVDLTSLAQVRSPLAVEYVESLMSPSDLCSGFV encoded by the coding sequence ATGAAGGACAATTACTTTCAACTACTACCAGTAGAAATTCTTGATAATATACTTGTTCGACTGCCAACAGAAGCCTTATTTCGGTTTAAGTGTGTATCAAAGCATTGGAACCGTTTGATTTTAAATCCTCAAATTATGAAGTCGAGATCCCGTCGAATGATCCTTCTTCCTGTTCAGCCGTTTTATGCCATGAACAATGCATGCGGAGCGCATGGACCCTACTGTCACTGCAATGCCGGATCAACGATCATGCTTCGTTCGCCTCCAGGAATCCCGGAAGGGACGAAGGTAACcattgttggaaccattaaTGGGGTTGTCCTCTTGCTTATACATCGTTCTCAGGGTCATAATATGATGTTATACAATCCATTTACTGGAGCGTTTAAGATACTTTCTGATCCGCCTTTGGAAAATCACTACTCTGGTAGCTATGTTTATGGTTTCGGGTATGATACATTAACCCCACATGATGTCAAGATTGTTAGACTAAGAGCTTACATGGATGATACTAACAGTCGCTCCAGGCCGTGTGACATCTTGAGCCTCAAAAACGGGTCGTGGAGCACACCGTTGAAGTTGAGTGGAGACTATGTGTTTTTTGAATATTCTGGTGTTTTTGTAAACGGATTTTTGTTCTGGATTGCAAGTGACTCAGAACACAGGGTGTTAGTGGTGGCTCTTGATCTTAAAGGGATGGTATTTTCGGAGATACAACTTCCACCTAATCGTCTTTTCTCACGGTTTCCTTTGGGTAAAATAAACGGAAATCTTTGCATGATTTGCTACGAACGTAACAGTGTTGGATATTATGAGGTATGGGCATTGAATGAAGAAGATGGAGGTACAAAATCTTGGTCTTTTGTGAATTTGTCAACATCAATTTTGAGAGGCAGACACCACAATGACGTGTCGCTAATGTGTTTTTTGGATGAGGGAAAACTAATTCAGTTGAGGCGGAACAACCGACGACTCGTAATCTACAACTTATTGAACGATACACAGAAAATATACTTATACTCTGTGGATTTAACAAGTCTTGCCCAAGTACGGAGTCCACTAGCTGTCGAATATGTGGAGAGTTTGATGTCGCCATCTGATTTGTGTTCTGGTTTTGTATGA
- the LOC122589154 gene encoding uncharacterized protein LOC122589154 isoform X2, whose protein sequence is MKSRSRRMILLPVQPFYAMNNACGAHGPYCHCNAGSTIMLRSPPGIPEGTKVTIVGTINGVVLLLIHRSQGHNMMLYNPFTGAFKILSDPPLENHYSGSYVYGFGYDTLTPHDVKIVRLRAYMDDTNSRSRPCDILSLKNGSWSTPLKLSGDYVFFEYSGVFVNGFLFWIASDSEHRVLVVALDLKGMVFSEIQLPPNRLFSRFPLGKINGNLCMICYERNSVGYYEVWALNEEDGGTKSWSFVNLSTSILRGRHHNDVSLMCFLDEGKLIQLRRNNRRLVIYNLLNDTQKIYLYSVDLTSLAQVRSPLAVEYVESLMSPSDLCSGFV, encoded by the coding sequence ATGAAGTCGAGATCCCGTCGAATGATCCTTCTTCCTGTTCAGCCGTTTTATGCCATGAACAATGCATGCGGAGCGCATGGACCCTACTGTCACTGCAATGCCGGATCAACGATCATGCTTCGTTCGCCTCCAGGAATCCCGGAAGGGACGAAGGTAACcattgttggaaccattaaTGGGGTTGTCCTCTTGCTTATACATCGTTCTCAGGGTCATAATATGATGTTATACAATCCATTTACTGGAGCGTTTAAGATACTTTCTGATCCGCCTTTGGAAAATCACTACTCTGGTAGCTATGTTTATGGTTTCGGGTATGATACATTAACCCCACATGATGTCAAGATTGTTAGACTAAGAGCTTACATGGATGATACTAACAGTCGCTCCAGGCCGTGTGACATCTTGAGCCTCAAAAACGGGTCGTGGAGCACACCGTTGAAGTTGAGTGGAGACTATGTGTTTTTTGAATATTCTGGTGTTTTTGTAAACGGATTTTTGTTCTGGATTGCAAGTGACTCAGAACACAGGGTGTTAGTGGTGGCTCTTGATCTTAAAGGGATGGTATTTTCGGAGATACAACTTCCACCTAATCGTCTTTTCTCACGGTTTCCTTTGGGTAAAATAAACGGAAATCTTTGCATGATTTGCTACGAACGTAACAGTGTTGGATATTATGAGGTATGGGCATTGAATGAAGAAGATGGAGGTACAAAATCTTGGTCTTTTGTGAATTTGTCAACATCAATTTTGAGAGGCAGACACCACAATGACGTGTCGCTAATGTGTTTTTTGGATGAGGGAAAACTAATTCAGTTGAGGCGGAACAACCGACGACTCGTAATCTACAACTTATTGAACGATACACAGAAAATATACTTATACTCTGTGGATTTAACAAGTCTTGCCCAAGTACGGAGTCCACTAGCTGTCGAATATGTGGAGAGTTTGATGTCGCCATCTGATTTGTGTTCTGGTTTTGTATGA
- the LOC122589528 gene encoding crossover junction endonuclease MUS81, whose amino-acid sequence MDRIVCPENGELVEFMMNKQKEMMNTPKGISDQNAKMISKAISNVCGSKAPIKTLKDFSNVKGVGKWILKLMKDFFIDTAENEETIPRVEKNKGNKPYMPQKNSVAYALLITLYREMANGSEFMRKQELIDAAEASGLSRSPIMPEIGKGKAGQFGVSSGRDWYSGWSCMKKLIDKGLAVKSSCPAKYMLTEQGKEAARDCLSRSGLVDSTEALHTINKTSDSNQIKMNDSVCTQAKLVKDGPPQKVSSKRLKKSVDIPPDTLDKLVRMGYSKEQVIRAFTEVKKSSPDEEISSLWLSVLCRLREVEVYNSPLESPNVPEVRHHSSSTSMHIDGDSHHFIREKTSLAYEPGSDIPSTSMRPCSLNDHNVRKRGRNDLEAKSNVFSMPPLTFGDRFEDTYEVVLILDDREKFTKASKSRKLLEHVQLHFKIPIEVRRLPVGDGIWIARHKHLGSEYVLDFIVERKNVDDLRSSIRDNRYREQKVRILRSGLKRLIYLVEGDPNACESAESIKTACMTTEILEGFDVQRTSGLGDTLRKYGHLTQSIIQYYTSLGNEAERQDFSICPPFDQFIERCQELDKMTVSDVLATQLMQVPQVTEDVAIAVLDLYPTVLSLASAYSRLDGDKCAQEELLKKESNNAISGVASRNIFQFIWGD is encoded by the exons atggataGAATAGTGTGTCCTGAAAATGGGGAGCTAGTGGAATTCATGATGAATAAgcaaaaagaaatgatgaataCGCCCAAAGGGATTTCTGATCAGAATGCCAAGATGATATCGAAAGCGATTTCAAATGTTTGCGGTTCCAAAGCCCCTATTAAAACTCTTAAAGATTTCTCCAATGTCAA AGGTGTTGGAAAGTGGATTTTGAAGCTCATGAAAGATTTCTTTATTGACACCGCTGAGAATGAGGAGACGATACCAAGGG TTGAAAAAAACAAGGGAAACAAGCCATATATGCCTCAAAAGAATTCCGTGGCTTATGCTTTATTGATCACTCTCTATAG AGAAATGGCTAATGGAAGCGAGTTTATGCGAAAACAAGAACTAATTGATGCTGCTGAAGCAAGTGGCCTGTCTCGGTCACCTATAAT GCCGGAAATAGGAAAGGGGAAAGCAGGCCAGTTTGGAGTCAGCTCAGGCAGGGATTGGTACAGTGGATGGAGTTGCATGAAAAAGCTGATAGACAAAGGGCTGGCCGTTAAATCTAGCTGCCCGGCAAA GTACATGCTGACCGAGCAAGGAAAAGAAGCTGCCCGTGATTGTCTATCAAGATCTGGATTGGTTGATTCTACAGAGGCTCTTCATACAATCAATAAAACTTCAGATTCAAACCAAATCAAAATGAATGATTCAGTGTGCACTCAAGCCaagttggttaaagatggaccACCTCAGAAAGTTTCTTCAAAACGTCTGAAAAAATCAGTCGATATTCCTCCTGATACTCTTGATAAG CTTGTGCGCATGGGATACTCCAAAGAACAAGTTATTCGTGCTTTTACAGAGGTTAAAAAATCATCACCAGATGAAGAAATTTCTTCACTTTGGCTATCTGTTTTATGTCGTCTTCGGGAGGTTGAAGTTTACAACTCACCTTTGGAGTCTCCGAATGTTCCAGAAGTCAGACATCATTCATCATCAACTTCTATGCATATAGATG GAGACTCTCATCATTTTATACGTGAAAAAACGAGTTTGGCTTATGAACCGGGATCCGATATTCCAAGTACATCAATGAGACCTTGTTCGTTGAAT GATCACAATGTGCGTAAGCGAGGTAGGAATGATCTTGAAGCTAAATCAAATGTTTTTTCAATGCCACCTTTGACATTTGGGGACCGGTTCGAGGATACATATGAAGTGGTTTTGATATTGGATGACCGAGAAAAATTCACCAAGGC GTCAAAGTCTAGAAAACTTCTTGAGCATGTTCAACTCCATTTTAAAATACCAATAGAG GTGCGGCGCTTACCTGTTGGAGATGGCATTTGGATAGCTCGTCATAAGCATCTTGGGAGTGAATATGTTCTTGATTTTATTGTTGAGAGGAAGAATGTTGATGATCTGAGATCTTCTATTAGGGATAACCGTTACCGAGAGCAGAAAGTGCGGATCCTG aggtcTGGACTCAAAAGGCTGATATATCTAGTGGAAGGTGATCCAAATGCTTGTGAAAGTGCTGAAAGTATTAAAACAGC TTGTATGACGACCGAAATTCTGGAGGGATTTGATGTGCAGAGAACAAGTGGATTAGGAGATACACTGCGAAAATACGGCCATCTTACGCAATCAATAATTCAATACTACACATCTCTTGGCAATGAGGCTGAACGTCAAGATTTCTCAATCTGTCCTCCTTTTGATCAATTTATAGAGAGGTGCCAAGAGTTAGACAAGATGACGGTCAGTGATGTATTGGCTACCCAACTCATGCAG GTTCCGCAGGTGACTGAGGATGTTGCCATCGCTGTCCTGGATTTATACCCAACTGTTTTATCACTTGCTTCTGCCTACTCGCGTCTT GATGGTGACAAATGTGCACAAGAGGAACTCCTTAAGAAGGAAAGCAACAATGCAATCAGTGGAGTCGCTAGCAGAAATATTTTTCAGTTCATTTGGGGTGATTAG
- the LOC122587061 gene encoding pentatricopeptide repeat-containing protein At5g04810, chloroplastic has translation MDNFSFGSASTHYCSTFSGKPYSVSATTLPLYPITACSHDSETPTTTTSSYLRRPTNNKPLKPITNSPINPQPSKPKSHNNNPLQKLLNPTSKKNPIDNNSGTLTEKLWLTRKLAPPPPPPSPAPPQPAPHFYETENVSVDSSRVSGSKRIEYREKGKIFVGNLPLWIKKHELTEFFRQFGPIKNVILIKGYNDTEKNMGFGFVIYGGTTAEKSAMKAVEFDGMEFHGRVLTVKLDDGRRMKEKSADRARWIEGDDSVDYKSKWQEEREGSRTELKKVLETQPENWQAVITAFQRIKKPSRKEFGLMVNYYARRGDMHRARETFESMRARGIEPNTHVFTNLIHAYAVGRDMEEALSCVRKMKDEGIEMTLVTYSILVGGFAKVGDVNAADKWFKEAKDTQTTLNAIIYGSIIYAHCQTFNMDRAEALVREMEEEGIDATMDIYHTMMDGYTMVKNENKCLVVFKRLKECGFTPTIVTYGCLINLYTKMGKVSKALEISETMKSEGVKHNMKTYSMLINGFIKLKDWANAFAIFEDVVKDGLKPDVILYNNIIGAFCGMGNMDRALRTVEEMQKLRHKPTSRSFMPIIHGYARAGEAKRALEVFNMMRMSGCIPTVHTYNALILGLVEKRQMERAVKVVDEMLLAGVIPNEHTYTTIMHGYASVGDTGKAFEYFAKVKNEGLDLDVFTYEALLKACCKAGRMQSALAVTKEMHAQQIPRNTFFYNILIDGWARRGDVWEAADLMQQMKQEGVQPDIRTYTSLVNACCKAGDMLRAAKTVKEMEAAGLKPNLKTHTTLIHGWARASLPEKALRCFEDMKRAGLKPDRAVYHCLMTSLLSRASIAEDYIYSGIEQICAEMVDSGLTVDMGTAVHWARCLRKIERGGGDITEALQKTFPPDWNSQNTLDEISGVEWNDDDNDDDNGDGLSYDRDSDSDFDEV, from the exons ATGGATAACTTTTCATTTGGTTCTGCATCCACACATTACTGCTCTACTTTTTCTGGAAAGCCGTACTCGGTTTCCGCCACTACGTTACCATTATACCCAATTACCGCTTGCTCACATGACTCTGAAACCCCTACCACCACCACTTCGTCATACCTCCGCCGTCCCACTAATAACAAACCCTTAAAACCCATCACCAACTCCCCCATAAATCCGCAACCTTCTAAACCCAAAAGCCATAACAACAATCCCCTTCAAAAACTCCTCAATCCCACCTCTAAAAAGAATCCGATTGATAACAACTCAGGAACCCTAACAGAGAAGCTCTGGTTAACCAGAAAACTCGCtccgccaccgccgccacctTCTCCAGCACCGCCACAACCAGCACCACATTTTTATGAAACTGAGAATGTTAGTGTGGATAGCTCACGTGTCTCGGGATCCAAACGAATTGAGTACAGAGAGAAAGGGAAAATATTTGTGGGGAACCTTCCTCTATGGATAAAGAAACATGAGCTTACCGAATTTTTTAGACAGTTTGGTCCCATAAAGAATGTGATACTGATAAAGGGTTACAATGATACAGAAAAAAACATGGGATTTGGTTTTGTAATATATGGGGGTACAACAGCTGAAAAGTCGGCAATGAAGGCGGTGGAGTTTGATGGTATGGAGTTTCATGGGAGGGTGTTAACTGTGAAACTTGATGATGGGAGGAGAATGAAGGAGAAGTCTGCGGATAGGGCTAGGTGGATTGAAGGGGATGACAGTGTAGATTACAAGTCAAAATGGCAAGAAGAGAGGGAGGGTTCACGAACAGAGCTTAAGAAGGTGTTGGAAACTCAACCAGAGAACTGGCAGGCTGTTATCACAGCTTTTCAAAGGATTAAGAAG CCTTCCAGGAAAGAGTTTGGGTTGATGGTCAACTATTATGCAAGACGAGGAGATATGCATCGTGCAAGAGAAACTTTCGAGAGCATGCGAGCCAGAGGAATTGAGCCAAACACACATGTCTTTACCAA CCTAATTCACGCTTATGCAGTAGGTAGAGATATGGAAGAGGCACTTTCTTGTGTAAGGAAAATGAAAGATGAGGGGATTGAAATGACTTTGGTGACCTACAGTATTCTTGTGGGAGGATTCGCTAAAGTTGGCGATGTGAA TGCTGCAGATAAGTGGTTCAAGGAGGCCAAAGATACACAGACAACTCTGAATGCCATTATATACGGAAGCATAATTTATGCTCATTG CCAAACCTTCAACATGGATCGTGCGGAAGCCTTGGTCAGGGAGATGGAGGAAGAGGGCATTGATGCTACAATGGATATTTACCACACTATGATGGATGGTTATACAatggttaaaaatgaaaataaatgtcTTGTGGTATTTAAGAGGCTTAAG GAATGTGGCTTTACACCAACAATAGTTACATATGGATGCCTTATTAATCTTTACACCAAG ATGGGAAAAGTTTCCAAAGCATTGGAGATCAGTGAAACAATGAAATCTGAAGGCGTAAAGCATAACATGAAGACATATTCAATGTTAATCAACGGATTTATAAAGTTAAAAGATTGGGCTAACGCATTTGCTATATTTGAAGATGTGGTCAAAGATGGTTTAAAGCCTGATGTTATACTGTATAATAACATCATAGGGGCATTTTGTGGCATGGGAAACATGGATCGTGCACTTCGTACTGTTGAGGAAATGCAAAAATTGAGACATAAACCCACTTCACGATCATTTATGCCCATCATTCATGGTTATGCGAGAGCCGGGGAAGCTAAAAGAGCTCTTGAGGTGTTTAATATGATGAGAATGAGCGGATGCATCCCAACTGTGCACACGTATAATGCTCTAATTCTTGGTCTAGTTGAGAAGCGTCAG ATGGAAAGGGCAGTAAAAGtggtagatgaaatgttactgGCGGGGGTTATCCCAAATGAGCATACGTACACCACAATAATGCATGGTTATGCATCAGTTGGTGATACTGGAAAAGCATTCGAGTATTTTGCTAAAGTTAAGAATGAGGGATTGGATCTTGATGTTTTCACATATGAGGCCCTACTTAAAGCATGTTGTAAAGCTGGGAGGATGCAAAGTGCTTTAGCAGTGACCAAAGAAATGCATGCGCAGCAAATTCCAAGAAATACATTCTTTTACAACATACTCATAGACGG ATGGGCTCGAAGGGGCGATGTTTGGGAAGCAGCTGACTTGATGCAACAAATGAAGCAAGAAGGGGTCCAACCTGACATCCGGACTTACACATCTTTAGTTAACGCTTGTTGTAAAGCTGGTGATATGCTT CGAGCAGCAAAAACGGTTAAAGAGATGGAGGCTGCAGGATTAAAGCCAAATCTCAAAACACACACGACATTGATACATGGCTGGGCTCGTGCTTCACTTCCTGAGAAAGCTTTAAGATGCTTCGAAGACATGAAGCGGGCAGGATTAAAACCAGACCGAGCTGTGTACCACTGCTTGATGACATCATTGCTGTCACGAGCTTCTATAGCTGAAGACTACATTTACTCAGGCATCGAGCAAATATGTGCGGAAATGGTGGACTCAGGTTTGACCGTTGACATGGGGACTGCTGTCCACTGGGCCCGGTGCTTACGTAAGATTGAAAGGGGCGGTGGAGATATTACTGAAGCACTTCAGAAAACATTTCCACCTGATTGGAATTCACAGAACACGCTTGATGAAATTTCGGGGGTGGAGTGGAATGACGACgacaatgatgatgataatggtgATGGGTTGAGTTATGATCGTGATTCTGATAGTGATTTTGATGAGGTTTGA